The Coccidioides posadasii str. Silveira chromosome 3, complete sequence genome contains a region encoding:
- the NEM1 gene encoding Nuclear envelope morphology protein 1 (EggNog:ENOG410PFK9~COG:K~BUSCO:7116at33183), translating to MNSLNILSSRVIGQTTPSSSRSPSRSRSRSHSQGPTLSGRSALAGNRSYSEGNLHDIGALEGSTEEENNSSDQPNDVAPTMGDVEEKAPLLHGLQKDGKTLRASELHAIAQQLVEALAETLSSILYTLASPAIYLVRTFRDDNGRYSPLNPVRRMRLSGSESRKNAMALEAPGKTTRRSRSGSMRSNVGYRNLRTSPSRESMSSMSSNASESDIDRTPTKAGRRHSRSKSEQITSIGNEVTPRRSIRIQIQNGRKGTGDKVHRRRSSELRDTATNVAAESLKSPISPSIHRLTKYPHAPAPPRPLIPPRQPSYAPGSGRPRFPQKTLILDLDETLIHSLAKGGRMSSGHMVEVRLSTPMTTSTAPGGASTTLGPQHPILYYVHKRPHCDVFLRKVCKWYKLVVFTASVQEYADPVIDWLEQERKFFHSRYYRQHCTLRNGAYIKDLSSVEPDLSKVMILDNSPMSYIFHEDNAIPIEGWINDPTDNDLLHLIPLLEAMQYVTDVRALLALRRGEAMT from the exons ATGAACTCCCTCAACATCCTCTCGTCCCGCGTCATCGGCCAGACTACGCCGTCGTCCTCCCGATCGCCCTCTCGATCCCGTTCCCGTTCCCACTCCCAAGGCCCCACGCTCTCTGGCAGAAGTGCTCTAGCAGGGAATAGGTCCTATAGCGAAGGAAATTTACATGATATCGGAGCACTTGAAGGGTCAACGGAAGAGGAAAATAATAGTAGTGACCAACCTAATGACGTTGCACCGACCATGGGAGACGTCGAGGAGAAGGCCCCTTTGTTGCATGGCCTGCAGAAGGACGGAAAGACATTACGAGCAAGCGAATTGCACGCAATAGCACAGCAGCTAGTTGAAGCCCTTGCGGAAACCTTGTCATCCATATTATACACTCTTGCATCACCGGCTATATACCTTGTGCGAACTTTTCGCGATGATAATGGCCGGTATTCCCCTCTTAACCCTGTCCGACGGATGCGATTGTCCGGCTCAGAGTCCAGGAAAAACGCAATGGCGCTCGAAGCTCCAGGAAAAACAACGAGAAGGTCAAGATCCGGTTCCATGAGGAGCAACGTTGGTTACAGAAATCTGAGGACCTCTCCGTCCAGGGAGTCAATGTCTTCCATGTCGTCCAACGCCTCCGAGTCCGATATCGATCGAACACCAACCAAGGCGGGCCGCCGGCACTCAAGGTCAAAATCGGAACAGATAACCAGCATTGGAAACGAAGTGACGCCTAGACGTTCAATTCGAATCCAGATACAAAACGGTCGAAAAGGCACaggagataaggtgcatagAAGGCGAAGTAGCGAATTAAGGGATACTGCTACCAACGTTGCCGCTGAAAGCCTAAAGTCGCCGATATCTCCTTCAATCCATCGACTCACCAAATATCCCCACGCTCCCGCTCCACCGCGACCACTGATTCCACCTCGACAGCCGTCTTACGCGCCCGGCTCAGGAAGGCCTAGATTCCCTCAGAAGACTTTAATCCTTGACCTCGACGAAACCCTCATCCACTCTCTGGCCAAGGGTGGTCGCATGTCTAGCGGCCACATGGTTGAAGTGCGGCTCTCCACGCCCATGACTACATCCACCGCACCTGGTGGAGCATCCACTACCCTGGGCCCGCAGCATCCTATTCTCTACTATGTCCACAAACGACCGCACTGCGACGTATTCCTGCGCAAGGTTTGCAAATGGTACAAGCTTGTGGTCTTCACAGCGAGCGTGCAAGAATATGCCGATCCAGTGATCGACTGGCTGGAACAGGAGCGGAAGTTTTTCCATAGTCGGTACTATCGGCAGCACTGTACGTTGAGAAACGGGGCGTACATCAAAGACTTGAGTTCGGTAGAACCAGATTTGAGTAAGGTCATGATCTTGGATAATAGTCCAATGAGCTATATATTCCATGAAG ACAATGCCATCCCGATTGAAGGATGGATTAATGATCCGACGGACAATGACTTGCTACATCTCATTCCATTGCTGGAAGCAATGCAGTATGTGACCGATGTACGAGCATTGCTTGCCCTTCGACGTGGTGAAGCTATGACATAG
- a CDS encoding uncharacterized protein (EggNog:ENOG410PGH0~COG:E~BUSCO:5969at33183) has protein sequence MSAQAPHPTLLIPGPIEFDDAVLQSMSHFAESHVGPAFVKTFGESLTLVRKLFQSTSPTAQPFILAGSGTLGWDLVASNLIEAGQEALVLHSGYFADSFAACLETYGAKATQLKAPIGDRPSLSDIEQALKLADYKVITITHVDTSTGVLSDIKAVAELVRRVSPNTLVVVDGVCSVGCEEIAFDEWDIDVVLTASQKAIGCPPGLSIVMCSGRAMERFKTRQSPPASYYASMVNWLPVMQNYEAGKPSYFATPATQLVRALHTSLVQIASKPLSERFAAHRAASQRVKSAVAELGLHQLATKPENQANAMTAIRLPEGLTPADILPILGKKGVVFAGGLHKEIASKYIRFGHMGVSVTDPARDDIDKAIQALKEAFVEVTK, from the exons ATGTCTGCCCAAGCTCCTCACCCTACCCTGCTCATCCCGGGCCCGATTGAGTTTGACGATGCCGTCCTTCAGTCCATGTCTCATTTCGC CGAGAGCCATGTCGGCCCAGCATTCGTCAAGACCTTTGGTGAATCCTTGACCCTTGTCCGCAAGCTCTTCCAAAGCACCTCTCCCACCGCCCAGCCCTTCATCCTCGCGGGCTCCGGCACCCTTGGCTGGGACCTCGTTGCGTCAAACCTCATCGAGGCCGGCCAGGAAGCCCTCGTCCTCCACAGCGGTTACTTTGCCGACTCCTTCGCTGCCTGTCTCGAAACCTACGGCGCCAAGGCCACCCAGCTGAAAGCTCCCATCGGGGACCGGCCATCCCTGTCAGACATTGAACAGGCATTGAAACTCGCCGATTACAAagtcatcaccatcacccACGTCGACACCTCCACCGGTGTCCTCAGCGATATCAAGGCCGTCGCTGAACTCGTCAGACGTGTGAGCCCCAACACCCTCGTTGTCGTCGACGGTGTCTGCAGCGTCGGGTGCGAAGAAATCGCCTTTGACGAATGGGACATCGACGTCGTCCTAACCGCCAGCCAAAAGGCCATCGGCTGTCCTCCCGGCCTCAGCATCGTGATGTGCTCCGGCCGTGCCATGGAGAGGTTCAAGACCCGCCAGAGCCCACCGGCTAGCTACTACGCTTCGATGGTCAACTGGCTTCCCGTCATGCAAAACTACGAGGCCGGCAAGCCGTCATACTTTGCCACTCCAGCTACCCAGCTCGTCAGGGCACTCCACACGTCCCTCGTCCAGATCGCATCTAAACCTCTCTCTGAGCGCTTTGCTGCTCACCGTGCTGCCTCCCAGCGTGTCAAGAGCGCTGTTGCTGAGCTTGGCTTGCACCAATTGGCCACCAAGCCTGAGAACCAGGCCAACGCCATGACGGCTATCAGACTGCCTGAGGGTCTGACGCCCGCGGACATCCTGCCAATCTTGGGTAAGAAGGGTGTCGTGTTTGCTGGAGGCCTCCACAAAGAGATTGCTAGCAAGTATATCCGGTTCGGTCACATGGGTGTGAGTGTGACGGATCCTGCAAGGGATGATATTGACAAAGCGATCCAGGCCTTGAAGGAGGCATTTGTGGAAGTTACCAAATAA